From Pseudomonas sp. CCI4.2, one genomic window encodes:
- a CDS encoding 2-hydroxyacid dehydrogenase has translation MRTLVFSSQNYDRESFLAATLPSGVDLHFQPARLNLDTVALADRHPVVCAFINDDLSAPVLEHLAAGGTRLIALRSAGYNHVDLPAAHTLGLSVVRVPAYSPHAVAEHAVALILALNRHLHRAYNRTRDGDFSLHGLTGFDLVGKTVGIVGTGQIGATFARIMAGFGCSLLAYDPYPNPVVEALGARYLSLPELLAQSQIISLHCPLTTQSKHLINSATLAQMQPGAMLINTGRGALVDTPALIEALKSGQLGYLGLDVYEEEAKLFFEDRSDQPLQDDVLARLLTFPNVIITAHQAFLTREALGAIAQTTLDNIARWAQGSPQNLVEG, from the coding sequence ATGCGTACCCTCGTCTTCAGCAGCCAGAACTACGACCGCGAAAGCTTCCTCGCCGCCACCTTGCCCAGCGGCGTAGACCTGCACTTCCAACCTGCACGCTTGAATCTCGACACTGTTGCGCTGGCCGACCGCCATCCGGTGGTGTGCGCCTTTATCAATGACGACCTCAGTGCGCCGGTGTTGGAGCATCTGGCGGCGGGCGGTACACGCTTGATCGCCCTGCGCTCGGCGGGTTACAACCACGTCGATTTGCCGGCTGCGCACACGCTCGGGCTCAGCGTGGTGCGAGTCCCCGCCTACTCTCCCCATGCCGTGGCCGAACACGCCGTGGCCTTGATTCTGGCGTTGAACCGGCACTTGCACCGCGCGTATAACCGCACCCGCGATGGCGACTTCAGCTTGCATGGACTGACCGGTTTCGACCTGGTGGGTAAGACCGTCGGCATCGTCGGCACCGGCCAGATTGGCGCGACCTTCGCCCGAATCATGGCCGGGTTTGGCTGCAGCCTGCTCGCCTACGACCCTTATCCAAATCCGGTTGTCGAAGCGCTCGGCGCACGTTATCTGAGCCTGCCAGAGTTGTTGGCGCAGTCACAGATCATCAGCCTGCACTGTCCGCTGACCACTCAAAGCAAGCACCTTATTAACAGCGCGACGTTGGCGCAGATGCAGCCTGGCGCAATGTTGATCAACACCGGACGCGGGGCGCTGGTTGATACGCCGGCCTTGATTGAAGCGCTGAAAAGCGGGCAACTTGGTTACCTCGGGCTAGATGTCTATGAAGAAGAGGCAAAACTGTTCTTCGAAGACCGCTCTGACCAGCCGTTGCAAGATGACGTGTTGGCGCGGCTGTTGACGTTCCCGAATGTGATCATCACTGCACATCAGGCGTTCTTGACCCGGGAGGCACTGGGCGCTATTGCCCAGACAACCCTAGACAACATTGCCCGCTGGGCGCAGGGGTCACCACAGAATCTGGTAGAGGGCTAA
- a CDS encoding TlpA disulfide reductase family protein, giving the protein MVRRWVAAVTLLGSVLLSGCGVDLGPDQNGHKVASEQVDKHWLVINYWAEWCGPCRTEIPELNALAKQLKDQKVSVFGVNFDGLQGDDLKSASAALGIGFTVLAQDPADHYDLPHSEALPVTYIIDDKGKVRETLLGEQTAAGVSQRLAALRGEG; this is encoded by the coding sequence ATGGTAAGGCGATGGGTAGCAGCAGTGACGCTTCTCGGCAGTGTGTTGCTCAGCGGTTGTGGCGTGGACCTGGGGCCTGATCAGAACGGGCACAAGGTCGCCAGCGAGCAGGTCGACAAGCATTGGCTGGTTATCAACTATTGGGCAGAGTGGTGCGGTCCGTGTCGCACCGAGATCCCCGAGCTGAATGCATTGGCGAAACAGCTTAAAGACCAAAAAGTGAGCGTCTTCGGGGTTAATTTTGACGGCTTGCAAGGCGATGACTTGAAGTCAGCCAGCGCCGCGCTGGGCATTGGCTTTACCGTATTGGCCCAAGATCCGGCCGATCATTACGATTTGCCCCACAGCGAAGCGTTGCCGGTCACTTACATCATCGACGACAAGGGCAAGGTGCGCGAAACGTTACTGGGTGAGCAGACGGCAGCGGGTGTCAGCCAGCGGTTGGCGGCGTTGCGCGGAGAGGGGTGA
- a CDS encoding META domain-containing protein, whose protein sequence is MRRAVLLGLLGSTLLGCAAEPPGVQHDHSYLLEWIGERPLVDRSHLTMTLGKDGRAYGNAGCNHWFAPYAQDGERFHFGMVGSTRRVCSPALMEQEQRFLDALTKVQRWDISPIEQLRLWPEEGKPLRFWLEDS, encoded by the coding sequence ATGAGGCGTGCTGTCCTGCTGGGTCTGCTGGGCAGCACCCTGTTGGGCTGCGCCGCCGAGCCACCGGGGGTGCAGCACGATCACAGCTATTTGCTGGAATGGATTGGCGAACGCCCCCTGGTAGACCGTAGCCACCTGACCATGACCTTAGGCAAAGACGGCCGCGCCTATGGCAACGCCGGCTGCAACCATTGGTTTGCGCCGTATGCGCAAGACGGCGAGAGATTTCACTTTGGCATGGTCGGCAGCACCCGCCGGGTCTGCTCGCCGGCATTGATGGAACAGGAACAACGCTTCCTCGACGCCCTGACCAAAGTCCAACGCTGGGATATCTCCCCCATCGAACAACTGCGCCTATGGCCAGAAGAAGGCAAACCGCTGCGGTTTTGGTTAGAAGACAGCTGA